From a single Rosa rugosa chromosome 7, drRosRugo1.1, whole genome shotgun sequence genomic region:
- the LOC133720016 gene encoding cysteine proteinase inhibitor 12 isoform X1, with translation MKSCIALAGLVVFLCAIFELGLCREDPLSKMNLGGFKDSRASQNSAESIALFAVQEHNKQQNGVLEFARVLNSREQVVAGKIYHLTLEAVDAGINKIYEAKVWVKPWINFKQLQEFKLAHHVPSFTSSDLGLKPDGHGPGWRPVPIHDPEVQDAATHAVQSLQLRSNSLYPYELLEILLAKAKVIEDYARFHLLLKVKRGIQEQKLWVEVNKNIEGRFYSSGMERDR, from the exons ATGAAGTCTTGTATAGCACTTGCTGGCCTTGTGGTCTTCCTCTGTGCGATCTTTGAGTTGGGGCTTTGCAGGGAGGACCCTCTCAGCAAAATGAATCTGGGTGGTTTTAAAGATTCTCGCGCTTCTCAGAACAGCGCGGAAAGTATCGCTCTCTTTGCTGTCCAAGAACACAACAAGCAACAG AATGGTGTGCTTGAGTTTGCGAGGGTGTTGAATTCAAGGGAACAAGTGGTTGCTGGTAAGATTTACCATCTCACGCTGGAAGCTGTTGACGCTGGTATCAACAAAATATATGAAGCTAAGGTCTGGGTGAAACCATGGATCAACTTCAAGCAGTTGCAGGAGTTTAAGCTCGCACACCATGTCCCTTCCTTCACTTCTTCGGACCTCGGCCTTAAACCAG ATGGCCATGGACCAGGATGGCGACCAGTGCCGATTCATGATCCCGAGGTCCAAGATGCAGCAACTCATGCTGTTCAGTCCCTTCAGCTCCGATCAAATTCGTTGTACCCATATGAACTTCTTGAGATCCTCCTAGCTAAGGCTAAG GTTATTGAAGATTATGCCAGATTTCATTTGCTTTTGAAGGTGAAGAGGGGAATACAAGAACAGAAGCTCTGGGTTGAAGTAAATAAGAACATTGAAGGAAGGTTTTATTCGAGTGGGATGGAAAGAGATCGCTGA
- the LOC133720014 gene encoding cytochrome P450 98A2: MTMALPPLPVSISFSVVILIVAYNLYQRLRFKLPPGPRPWPVVGNLYHIKPVRFRCYAEWAQSYGPIISVWTGSTLNVVVSNTELARQVLKDHDQKLADRHRNRSAAKFSKDGQDLIWADYGPHYVKVRKVCTLELFSPKRIEALRPIREDEVTAMVESIYKYCTDAENYGKTLPVRKYAGAVAFNNITRLAFGKRFVNSEGVIDEQGLEFKAIVANGLKLGASLAMAEHIPWLRWMFPLEEEAFAQHGARRDRLTREIMEEHTQARNKSGGVAKQHFVDALLTLQDKYDLSEDTIIGLLWDMITAGMDTTAISLEWAMAELIKNPRVQQKAQEELDRVIGFERVMTETDFSSLPYLQCVAKEALRMHPPTPLMLPHRANANVKIGGYDIPKGSNVHVNVWAVARDPAVWKDPHEFRPERFLEEDVDMKGHDFRLLPFGAGRRICPGAQLGIQLVESMLGHLLHHFCWAPAEGVNPQEIDMSESPGLVTYMRTPLHAVPTPRLPSHLYKRVAAEM, from the exons ATGACAATGGCTCTTCCTCCTCTCCCAGTTTCCATCTCATTCTCTGTTGTGATCCTGATCGTTGCATACAATCTGTATCAGCGGCTCAGATTCAAGCTCCCCCCAGGTCCACGTCCATGGCCGGTAGTCGGCAACCTCTACCACATTAAGCCGGTTCGGTTCCGGTGCTACGCCGAGTGGGCTCAGTCCTACGGACCCATCATATCGGTCTGGACCGGATCCACGCTGAACGTGGTCGTTTCCAACACAGAACTGGCTAGACAAGTGCTCAAAGACCATGACCAGAAACTGGCCGACCGGCATCGCAACCGATCAGCCGCAAAGTTCAGCAAGGACGGTCAAGACCTCATCTGGGCCGACTATGGGCCCCACTATGTCAAGGTCAGGAAGGTCTGCACTCTTGAGCTTTTCTCTCCCAAGAGGATTGAGGCTCTCAGACCTATTCGGGAAGACGAGGTCACCGCCATGGTCGAGTCCATTTACAAATACTGTACCGATGCTG AAAACTATGGAAAGACCTTGCCAGTGAGGAAGTATGCGGGAGCAGTGGCTTTCAACAACATAACAAGGTTAGCCTTTGGGAAAcgatttgtaaactcagagggtGTGATAGATGAACAAGGGCTAGAATTCAAGGCCATTGTCGCCAATGGGCTCAAGCTCGGTGCATCGCTTGCCATGGCCGAGCATATTCCATGGCTGCGTTGGATGTTCCCACTGGAGGAGGAGGCATTTGCCCAGCATGGGGCACGGCGAGACCGACTCACTAGGGAAATCATGGAAGAGCACACACAGGCACGCAACAAAAGCGGTGGTGTTGCCAAGCAGCATTTTGTGGATGCCTTGCTTACCTTGCAGGACAAGTACGACCTTTCTGAGGACACTATTATTGGACTTCTTTGG GATATGATTACTGCAGGCATGGACACCACGGCGATTTCTCTTGAATGGGCCATGGCAGAGTTGATTAAGAACCCAAGGGTCCAACAAAAAGCCCAAGAGGAGCTAGACCGGGTCATAGGGTTCGAACGTGTCATGACAGAAACCGATTTCTCGAGCCTCCCGTATCTACAATGTGTAGCCAAGGAAGCGCTACGGATGCACCCTCCAACCCCATTGATGCTCCCCCACCGAGCCAATGCCAATGTCAAGATCGGCGGCTACGACATCCCCAAGGGTTCAAACGTACATGTGAACGTTTGGGCCGTTGCCCGTGACCCAGCGGTATGGAAGGATCCCCATGAGTTCCGACCCGAAAGGTTCCTAGAGGAGGATGTGGACATGAAGGGCCATGATTTTAGACTGCTTCCATTTGGAGCGGGACGACGGATATGTCCCGGAGCCCAACTTGGTATCCAATTGGTGGAGTCCATGTTGGGCCATCTATTGCACCATTTCTGTTGGGCTCCTGCTGAAGGGGTGAATCCACAAGAGATTGACATGTCAGAAAGTCCAGGGCTTGTGACTTACATGAGGACCCCATTGCATGCTGTGCCTACGCCAAGGCTGCCATCGCACTTATACAAACGTGTGGCAGCTGAAATGTAA
- the LOC133723228 gene encoding uncharacterized protein LOC133723228, which translates to STSTSSLTEIPVVNRISDFELPSPSFPSPAFSISGIEKVYSAWTWGALILAVIASFGTIITRINFVIIRRLRHKTAEPLCLREEDDFSDIDDDDDETYSISTSSSVSDEDEEEEDDRRDEDFNVSGADRGQNRNLRLRRGRSFAGLNLNRFSWSDFASGKSVVKLWDNLALGLDLDDDSDDRTVSVYDMNKQKKINSFFAGRFFYK; encoded by the coding sequence TCAACTTCAACTAGCTCTTTGACGGAAATCCCAGTAGTGAATAGAATAAGCGATTTCGAGTTGCCTAGCCCGTCTTTCCCGTCGCCGGCTTTCTCCATTTCCGGAATCGAAAAGGTCTACAGTGCCTGGACATGGGGCGCTCTAATACTCGCTGTAATAGCTTCCTTCGGCACCATCATCACTAGAATCAACTTTGTTATCATCCGACGGCTCCGCCACAAGACCGCCGAACCTCTCTGCCTCCGAGAAGAAGACGATTTCTCCGATATCGACGACGACGATGACGAAACATATTCCATTTCCACGTCATCGTCGGTTTCCGACGAGgacgaggaagaagaggacgacAGAAGAGACGAAGATTTCAATGTCTCGGGAGCTGACCGGGGACAGAACCGTAATTTGAGGCTCCGCCGTGGCAGAAGCTTCGCGGGCTTGAACTTAAACCGGTTCTCTTGGTCCGACTTCGCCAGCGGCAAGAGCGTCGTGAAGCTCTGGGACAACTTAGCTTTAGGATTGGACCTTGATGACGACAGCGACGACAGAACCGTCTCCGTCTACGACATGAACAAACAGAAGAAGATAAACTCCTTCTTCGCCGGCAGATTTTTCTACAAATAG
- the LOC133720016 gene encoding cysteine proteinase inhibitor 12 isoform X2 has translation MKSCIALAGLVVFLCAIFELGLCREDPLSKMNLGGFKDSRASQNSAESIALFAVQEHNKQQNGVLEFARVLNSREQVVAGKIYHLTLEAVDAGINKIYEAKVWVKPWINFKQLQEFKLAHHVPSFTSSDLGLKPGWRPVPIHDPEVQDAATHAVQSLQLRSNSLYPYELLEILLAKAKVIEDYARFHLLLKVKRGIQEQKLWVEVNKNIEGRFYSSGMERDR, from the exons ATGAAGTCTTGTATAGCACTTGCTGGCCTTGTGGTCTTCCTCTGTGCGATCTTTGAGTTGGGGCTTTGCAGGGAGGACCCTCTCAGCAAAATGAATCTGGGTGGTTTTAAAGATTCTCGCGCTTCTCAGAACAGCGCGGAAAGTATCGCTCTCTTTGCTGTCCAAGAACACAACAAGCAACAG AATGGTGTGCTTGAGTTTGCGAGGGTGTTGAATTCAAGGGAACAAGTGGTTGCTGGTAAGATTTACCATCTCACGCTGGAAGCTGTTGACGCTGGTATCAACAAAATATATGAAGCTAAGGTCTGGGTGAAACCATGGATCAACTTCAAGCAGTTGCAGGAGTTTAAGCTCGCACACCATGTCCCTTCCTTCACTTCTTCGGACCTCGGCCTTAAACCAG GATGGCGACCAGTGCCGATTCATGATCCCGAGGTCCAAGATGCAGCAACTCATGCTGTTCAGTCCCTTCAGCTCCGATCAAATTCGTTGTACCCATATGAACTTCTTGAGATCCTCCTAGCTAAGGCTAAG GTTATTGAAGATTATGCCAGATTTCATTTGCTTTTGAAGGTGAAGAGGGGAATACAAGAACAGAAGCTCTGGGTTGAAGTAAATAAGAACATTGAAGGAAGGTTTTATTCGAGTGGGATGGAAAGAGATCGCTGA